The following nucleotide sequence is from Rhodothermales bacterium.
TGTCTTTAGCGGCCGCTCCTCGACGTTGGGATAATGTGCGAAGGTGCCGACATGGGATCGTCCGAGATAGTACAAAACGTATTCGTTCTCGCGATCTCGTGCCAGCAGTTCTTCGGTGATGTATCTAGCGTAGACCCCGACGCCTCCGCGCTCGTGCAGAGTCCGAAGCATTATTCCGATTCTCATTGCCAAACCCTCACTTTTCGTCGTAGCGCCATCTTGTTATTGCCAGTCGAGGCATTGACACTCATCGTCCGAATACAACTCAAGAACGCATGCCTATGACTTTCGCCGGCACTCCCGCCACGATGGAATACGGCGGTACTTCATGGTCTACAACGCTGCCTGCCCCCACAACGGCTCCTGTTCCGATGTTGCATCCGGGAAGAATGACCACGTTGGCACCGATCAGGACGTCATCACCAATTATCAGTCCCGTGTTGGTCGACCCCTGATCGACGATAAGGACATCACGACTTCGGAAGTCGCGGCTTCCCCCAAGCACCGTAACGTTCGGAGCAATTCGAACGTTGTCTCCGATGATCACGTCTTTCGTCCCGGTCGAGATGTGGTTGAAACTGCTAACCGCGCTGTTGCGGCCAATGGAGATGCGACCCGCCTGCGTCTGAATGACTGCGAAAGGCTTGACGACCGTACCT
It contains:
- a CDS encoding acyltransferase produces the protein MSIGRNSAVSSFNHISTGTKDVIIGDNVRIAPNVTVLGGSRDFRSRDVLIVDQGSTNTGLIIGDDVLIGANVVILPGCNIGTGAVVGAGSVVDHEVPPYSIVAGVPAKVIGMRS